Sequence from the Selenomonadales bacterium genome:
AGATGGAATTCGGGAATAGCTACGATCATGTAGAGCGGTTTTGGTGGCATAAATCGCAAATAAGACGGTTTGTCGTCTTCCATGATGCTGACTGTGATACCGCCAAAGATGGCAGGTGCAACATTATCCGGATGACCCTCCATTTCAGTTGCAAGTTCAAACAGATCATGGCGAGTCAATTTGCTTCCGCTGAGCTCATTTGCGGCGAAAAGTCCACCGACGATAGCTGCCGCACTGCTGCCCATACCACGTGCGAGAGGGATGTTATTCTCCATTTTAAGGCGGAGACCCTTGCAGGTATACCCTACACGCTCAAAAACCTTATCAATGGCTTGACAGACGATATTAGTGCGTGTTGCGGGAATGATGCCTTCTCCTTCACCGGTTACTTCGAGCTGAATTTCGTTAATATCTAGTTCTGTTACTTCAAGTTCGTTATAGTAAGTACAAGCAATACCGATGGAGTCGAATCCGGGTCCGCAGTTTGCAGTTGTTGCCGGGATTTTTACTTTGATGGTTTTCACGAACATAGCCTCCCTTTATTCGTTAGCTTCATGTACGCGAATTACGTTGCTGATTTCCGTTACGACAGGTAATGCTTCGATCTTAGCAAGTGCTTCGCGGATAGCCGCGTTTTTGACCGTGTATGTAACGAATACGATTTCTGCGCAGTTGTTAACTTTGCGTTTCTGGATGACGGAGTTCAAGCTGATATTTTCTTCCGAGAGAAGACCTGCGATTTTTGCAAATACGCCCGGCTCATCTTTAACCAGTAAGCGAACATAGAATGCCGATTGGCTTTCTTCGATCGGGCAGATTTTTTTATTTTCATAGCAAGTACAAAGGACACGTGCTTTGACGTCGTGCTGGATGTTTCTGGTGACTTCCATGATATCGCCGATAACTGCACTGGCCGTTGGAAGTTCGCCTGCGCCTCTGCCGTAGAACATAGTGTTGCCTACTGCATCGCCCGTAACGAAGATTGCATTAAATACATCATTAACAGATGCGATCGGGTGCGAATTCGGTATAAACGTCGGATGTACACGTACTTCTACGCCGTTTTCGGAATCTTCTTTTGCGATGCCGAGGAGTTTGATAACATAGCCGAGCTCGCGTGCGTTAGCAATGTCTTCAGGCGAGATTTTGGTAATGCCTTCAACATAGACATCATCTACCGTGATACGCGAGTTGTATGCGATTGAAGCAAGAATAGCGATCTTGCGTGCTGCATCAAGACCGCCAACGTCTGCTGTCGGATCGGCTTCAGCGTAGCCTTTTGCCTGTGCTTCAGCAAGAACTGTTTGATAGTCGACATTGTCGCGCGTCATTTTAGTGAGCATGTAGTTTGTCGTACCGTTGATGATACCCATGATCTCTTCAATCTTATTACCGATGAGGCAATCTTTCAACGGATGAATAATCGGAATACCGCCGCCGACACTTGCTTCGAACATGACATCGAGATTGTTCTTTTCAGCAATATCAAAGAGCTCTTTACCGTATTTTGCGATAACGTCTTTGTTGGCAGTTACAAGATGTTTGCCGTTAGAAAGTGCGCGTATCATGTAGTCACGTGACGGATTTTCACCACCCATCAATTCAACGACAATGTCGATCTCGGGATCGTCAAGAATATCGCTTGCGTTCGTTGTGAGCATTTCTTTAGGAAGAATACGTTCTTTATCAAGACTGCGTACCAAGGCTTTGGTCACTTCAATTTTAGCGCCGACTTTTTTAGCGATATCTTCTTGATTTTTTTTGAGTATTTTTACAACACCTGTTCCGACCGTTCCAAGGCCGAGGATACCGATTTTGATTATCTTTTCCATTGGAAATACCTCCTTGTTTTATGCCTGTCCCATGACTTCGATTCGTTTGACACCTTCGATAAGACGAAGTTTGTCTAAAAGTGCTTCAAGATCGATAACTAAGTCAACCGTTTCGATTGAGATCGTCGCATTAGCAACACCTTGTAACGGAATGCCTTGGTTGATCGTTAATACACTGCCATGTTCACAAGCGATCGTGTTGAGTACTTTGGAAAGTACGCCCGATTTGTGTTCTAGCAAGAGCGTCAAAGTTACGATCTTTTCTTTGCTGGCTTCATAGAACGGAAACACGAAGTCTTTATACTTATAGTAAGCACTGCGACTTAAGTCCATTTTTTCAACTGCTTCATTGATCGTACGCACTTCACCGCGTTTAAGCATATCTTTTACTTTGATCGTTTTTTTGATTGCTTCGGGGAGAATTTCTTCGCGTACAAGATAAAATAAAGATTGGTCTTTATTCATATTTATTACCTCGTTTTCTCTTGAAGGATAAATTTCTTCTAACAGTAGACATTATACCACTGTTCACCCCCTGTGTACAAGAGTTTTTATTAAATTTTATAAAAGAAAAATCTCGGTAGTTATTAGCTACCGAGAACATATTGTTTAGAATATGATACAGATCAGACCACCGTTACCGTCGTTGACGATTTTGGTAAGTGTATCGCGTATTTTAGTCTGTGCATTTTCGGGCATATCGGCCAGGTTGTTTTGGATGCCTTCGCGAACGAGCGAGTTGAGTGATTTGCCAAATAAGTTGGTACGCCAGATGCGGTCTGGTTCACCTTCGAATTCTTTCATTAAATATTGTATCAATTCTTCGCTTTGCTTTTCTGTGCCGAGGATCGGTGCGATCTCTGCTTCGACATCTGTTCGGATGATATGAAGTGATGGTGCGGAGGCTTTTAACCGTACGCCGAATCGATTACCGTTTTTGATGATCTCAGGCTCTTCTAATATCATCTCGTCGATCTGCGGGATAACGATGCCGTAACCGTTCTCTTTTGCG
This genomic interval carries:
- the thrB gene encoding homoserine kinase is translated as MKTIKVKIPATTANCGPGFDSIGIACTYYNELEVTELDINEIQLEVTGEGEGIIPATRTNIVCQAIDKVFERVGYTCKGLRLKMENNIPLARGMGSSAAAIVGGLFAANELSGSKLTRHDLFELATEMEGHPDNVAPAIFGGITVSIMEDDKPSYLRFMPPKPLYMIVAIPEFHL
- a CDS encoding homoserine dehydrogenase, with the protein product MEKIIKIGILGLGTVGTGVVKILKKNQEDIAKKVGAKIEVTKALVRSLDKERILPKEMLTTNASDILDDPEIDIVVELMGGENPSRDYMIRALSNGKHLVTANKDVIAKYGKELFDIAEKNNLDVMFEASVGGGIPIIHPLKDCLIGNKIEEIMGIINGTTNYMLTKMTRDNVDYQTVLAEAQAKGYAEADPTADVGGLDAARKIAILASIAYNSRITVDDVYVEGITKISPEDIANARELGYVIKLLGIAKEDSENGVEVRVHPTFIPNSHPIASVNDVFNAIFVTGDAVGNTMFYGRGAGELPTASAVIGDIMEVTRNIQHDVKARVLCTCYENKKICPIEESQSAFYVRLLVKDEPGVFAKIAGLLSEENISLNSVIQKRKVNNCAEIVFVTYTVKNAAIREALAKIEALPVVTEISNVIRVHEANE
- a CDS encoding ACT domain-containing protein — translated: MNKDQSLFYLVREEILPEAIKKTIKVKDMLKRGEVRTINEAVEKMDLSRSAYYKYKDFVFPFYEASKEKIVTLTLLLEHKSGVLSKVLNTIACEHGSVLTINQGIPLQGVANATISIETVDLVIDLEALLDKLRLIEGVKRIEVMGQA